The genomic stretch GGCCTGGGCCGCGGTAAGTGCGAGCTGATTGATCGAAATCAGGCCGAACTGATTGCCCTGGCCGCGGAAGGGGTGATACAGGGCAGCCGCCAGTCCGGCGAGGATGGCTGGTCCGTCGCCGGAGAGCAGAGCCGCGTGCTCGGCCGCGGCCGCGATATTGTCCTGTTCAGATTGCACCCAACGGGCAGCGGCGCTGCCGTTCTCCAGCTCAACACCGCTGCTTCGCAGATCAGCTGTCGAGGGACCGGTGGCGGCCCGTCGCTCATGCGACGGGGCACTTGCCGGGGCTGCCCGGCGGGCGGTGACAAGGTACAGGTGCAGGACACGGCGGATAGCGGCCAACCGGTCTGGCTCGCTGATGGAACGGCTGGCTTGTTCGCGAGCGTACAGGCGGATGAGGTCATGCAGCGTCAGGCGGCCGGCGCCGGTGTCGGTGAGCAGTTGAGCCTCGATCAGGCGATCCACGTCCTGCCGCACCTGGGCGGTGGGCCGGTCGACGAGGGCAGCAGCGGTGTGCACAGTGAAATCCGGTAGGTCCATCAGCCCCAGGTGGTCCAGGAGTTCAGCCGTCGATGGCGGTAGGGCCGTATACGTGACATCGCAGCTGGCGCGTACCGCCAGATCGTCGTAGGCGAGTTCGTCGAGCCTGCCCTGAGCATCGTCCAGCCGGCGCCGGAGGGACGCCAACGTCCAGTGTGGTTGTGACACGAGCCGGGATCCGGCGATCTGGACCGCCAGGGGTAGGTGTCCGCACAGCCGTGCGACTTCGTAGGCGATCTCCGGCTCCCGGTCTATCCGTTCAGCCCCGACCAGTCTGCTCAACAAGAGATAGGACTCATCCGGTGACAGCGTGCCTAGTGTGACGTGGTGGCCGGTCGTGATGTTGCTGAGCGCACGTCTACTGGTGACGATCACCGCCGACGGCGACGTCGGCCCGGGCAGCAACGGGCGGACTTGGGTGGCGTCATAAGCGTCGTCCAACATGATCAGGCAGGACCGGTCCAAGAGCGTCGAACGGAAGAGCGCGGCCGCCGCGTCGGTGCCGGTGGGAATCGCGCTTTCCTCCACGCCGAGCGCACGGAGAAACCTGTGTAGAACCGCGTGCGGCGGTAAGGGCTCAGCGCCGGGTGTCGCACCGCGGAGATGGGCATAAAGGTGACCGCCAGAGAACTGGTCCGCGACATGGTCGGCCAGTTTCCTGGCCAAAGCCGACTTCCCGATCCCGCCGGGACCGTTGATGGTCACCACGGGAGGCCCGGCAACGCCACCGTCGTCCGGCACCAGCCGTCGCGTGAGCGCCGCCAGTTGCTGGTCGCGTCCGGTGAACGACGGATGGGGCGCGGGTAGCTCGGCAGGCACGGCTCGGGTCCGGGCGGCACGTGCGTACGGTGGGTCGAGAGCAGGGTCTTCGGTCAGGATCGCTCGTTCTAGTTCACGCAGGTCGGCGCCTGGTTCCAGCCCCAGCTCGTCGATGGCTTTGGCGCGGGCGTGGCGGAACTCTTCCAACGCCTCGGCAGCGCGGCCGCACCGGTAGAGGGCGGTCATCAACTGGCCGCGGAGGCGCTCACGTAGAGGATGGGTGGCGACGAGCTTTTTCAGCTCGGGGACCAGTTTGGGGTGCGCGCCGAGTCGCAGCTCGGCTTCGATGCGGTTCTCGAGGGCATTGGCGCGGAGTTCTTCCAGCCGAGCTGCCTCGGTGCGAATCGCGATGCTCTCGTCGAGATCGAGATAGGCGCGCTCGGCTCGCCAGAGCCGCAACGCTTCACGACACAGATCCGCCGCGCGTTGGGCATCGCCCGCGTCGAGTCTCTGCCTGCCTGCGTCGGCGATGTCTTCGAACAGCTGGTCGTCGGCCTCGTCAGGTCCGACGACGAGCTGATAACTCGATCCGTACCGGACGATGCGCGACGAGCCGAGCGAGCGCCTGAGTTGATGAAGGTAGCCGTGGAGATTCGTGCGGGCAGACGACGGCGGCTCACCACTCCAGACGATGTCGAGCAGGTGCTCGGTAGAGACTCGAACATCGCGGTAGCACAGCAGCACACCGAGCACGAGCCGCTGCTTCGGCGACGAGATGGGTAGGGGGCGTCCAGAGCTATCCCGAACCTCCAGTTGGCCCAGCACGCCGAACCTCATCGACCCCCCATACGTCCTGATGCGAACCCGAATGTACCGGGTGTATTCCGGTGCCGGTGAACCAGCGTGTGAAATATACCCCCGGTATATGGGCACGGTGGACGGGAACTCGGGTCGCTGCGGGAGATGGCCGCGCCAGGCTTGCGATCTGGAAAGAGCCGGGGGTGTGACAGACGGCGTTGCGTCTGCCACACCCCCGGCTCCGGTTACGGGTGTGTTGCCCGTGGTTTACCTCGTCGGGTCAGACCGTGGCCCGGCGGGTGCGGGTGTAGAGCACGCCGCCGATTGCCAGCAGGCCCAGGCCGGCGGCGAGGCCGATCAGGTTGCCGGCACCGGTGTCAGGCAGCTCCTCGTTACCGTTCTCGTCACCGCTGTCGGTTCCGTTGTCGTCGCCGTCTTCGGTGCCGTTCTCGTCACCGCTGTCGGTTCCGTTGTCGTCACCGCTGTCGGTGCCGTCCTCGGTCCCGCCTTCGGTTCCGTTGTCGTCACCGTCTTCGGTGCCGTCCTCGGAGCCGTTCTCATCGCCCGGGTCGTCCCCGAGAACCGTGACGGTGACCGACGCGGTCTGCGGCACGGTGATCGTGTCGATGGACTGCTGGGCGGTGATGGTGGTCTCGCCAGGGGTGAGGTCGTCCTCGAGCGTGGTGCTCCAGGCACCCTCGGCGTCGGCCTCGGCAGCGGCGACCGTCTCGCCGTCCACGCTCAGCGTCACGCTGGCCTCGGCCTCCGCCGTGCCGGTGACCTCGAGGCCAGCCGGCTCGGCCTCGGAGCCGTCCTCGGGCGAGGTGATGGTGATCGGGGCGACGTCGAGGGGCTCGGCATCTCCGGTGAG from Phytoactinopolyspora mesophila encodes the following:
- a CDS encoding BTAD domain-containing putative transcriptional regulator, with the translated sequence MLGQLEVRDSSGRPLPISSPKQRLVLGVLLCYRDVRVSTEHLLDIVWSGEPPSSARTNLHGYLHQLRRSLGSSRIVRYGSSYQLVVGPDEADDQLFEDIADAGRQRLDAGDAQRAADLCREALRLWRAERAYLDLDESIAIRTEAARLEELRANALENRIEAELRLGAHPKLVPELKKLVATHPLRERLRGQLMTALYRCGRAAEALEEFRHARAKAIDELGLEPGADLRELERAILTEDPALDPPYARAARTRAVPAELPAPHPSFTGRDQQLAALTRRLVPDDGGVAGPPVVTINGPGGIGKSALARKLADHVADQFSGGHLYAHLRGATPGAEPLPPHAVLHRFLRALGVEESAIPTGTDAAAALFRSTLLDRSCLIMLDDAYDATQVRPLLPGPTSPSAVIVTSRRALSNITTGHHVTLGTLSPDESYLLLSRLVGAERIDREPEIAYEVARLCGHLPLAVQIAGSRLVSQPHWTLASLRRRLDDAQGRLDELAYDDLAVRASCDVTYTALPPSTAELLDHLGLMDLPDFTVHTAAALVDRPTAQVRQDVDRLIEAQLLTDTGAGRLTLHDLIRLYAREQASRSISEPDRLAAIRRVLHLYLVTARRAAPASAPSHERRAATGPSTADLRSSGVELENGSAAARWVQSEQDNIAAAAEHAALLSGDGPAILAGLAAALYHPFRGQGNQFGLISINQLALTAAQAVGNSLWSAQIHHDLSDCLFMLDRFDEARHHGFEALDAYRRCGERRGEAEALMAIGYYFGHDKRLDEAVSYYEQALAIHRDLGDVTGEVLTLTNLGTTYHRAGKLDEAIDIHEQALRVGHASSVEGIVRFRLAEALRDSNAQERALEHVDAAIGIFHAGGISFDESMALWLRGELLHDLHRPWAARDVWRHSLDLLCDTRRLSFEEADELMRSLVPSAPEAFRRGRP